A stretch of Brassica napus cultivar Da-Ae chromosome C6, Da-Ae, whole genome shotgun sequence DNA encodes these proteins:
- the LOC106411228 gene encoding uncharacterized protein LOC106411228: MNHWAVQPNAFAAGGDLRNSVSVVERDQTVVVCPKPRRIGLRNPLHHPSRSLRCYSHQVESKAETDILDIILTQDGYGTEQVHPTQVLDSPSPFLCGSPPSRVANPLTQDARFRDEISSSPISTLLGQPPSSPSSSSSGRKGGCVRGNFGNSPAVRIEGFDCLDRDSRNCSIPALA; encoded by the exons atGAATCACTGGGCGGTTCAACCAAACGCTTTCGCTGCCGGTGGAGATCTGAGGAACTCCGTGTCAGTGGTGGAAAGAGACCAGACTGTTGTTGTTTGTCCAAAACCACGTCGTATTGGTCTCCGTAACCCTCTCCACCATCCATCTCGGTCTCTGCGATGTTACAGCCACCAAGTTGAATCCAAGGCAGAGACTGATATCTTAGATATCATTCTGACACAG GATGGTTATGGTACAGAACAAGTTCATCCAACGCAGGTATTAGACTCGCCGTCCCCGTTTTTATGTGGGTCGCCGCCGAGCAGAGTCGCTAACCCGTTAACACAGGATGCTCGATTCAGAGATGAAATCTCTTCTTCGCCGATCTCGACTCTGCTGGGCCAACCTCCCtcgtctccttcttcttcttcctctgggAGAAAAGGAGGATGTGTTAGAGGCAATTTTGGTAACAGCCCAGCGGTTAGGATCGAAGGGTTTGATTGCCTCGATAGGGACAGTAGAAACTGCAGCATCCCTGCCTTGGCTTAG
- the LOC106416802 gene encoding zinc finger protein CONSTANS-LIKE 6-like isoform X1: MMKSLANAVGGKTARACDNCVKKRARWYCAADDAFLCHFCDGSVHSANPLACRHERVRLKTASAGKHRHASSSPPHPATWHQGFTRKARTPRGGKKIHTMVFHDLVPGMSSEDQIYEVEEQLIFEVPVLNPMGYEQCLKESVGTKIVFPMMPVCFKSSEEEDNNTESCLNGLFPTQMELAQFSADVETLLGGGSDREFHAMEELGFGEMLKIEKEEVKEEEEVATREVCDLDDANEISPFEISFDYESSHKTAFEEDDEKEDVMKNLVDVGVNEMSGRIKEEEKEKVLMLRLDYENVISAWGSHRTPWTALEPSEIDLDMLRRQTNSVCESGGEAHHHNHFCGLGLHMREAGDGGREARVSRYREKRRTRLFSKKIRYEVRKLNAEKRPRMKGRFVKRSSIAAAH, encoded by the exons ATGATGAAAAGTTTGGCTAATGCGGTTGGTGGAAAGACGGCAAGGGCATGCGATAACTGCGTGAAGAAGCGAGCGCGTTGGTATTGTGCAGCTGATGATGCTTTCCTTTGCCATTTTTGTGACGGTTCGGTCCACTCAGCGAACCCTCTTGCCTGTAGGCACGAGAGGGTTCGCTTGAAAACGGCTAGTGCCGGAAAACATCGTCACGCCTCCTCCTCACCCCCCCATCCAGCCACATGGCATCAGGGATTTACACGTAAAGCTCGGACACCACGTGGAGGCAAGAAAATCCACACGATGGTTTTTCATGATCTTGTGCCGGGGATGAGCTCGGAGGACCAGATATATGAAGTGGAAGAGCAGCTCATCTTTGAAGTACCGGTGTTGAATCCAATGGGTTATGAACAATGCTTAAAAGAATCTGTGGGAACAAAGATTGTGTTCCCGATGATGCCCGTATGTTTCAAGAGCAGCGAGGAAGAAGACAACAACACTGAGAGTTGTCTTAATGGGTTATTCCCGACCCAAATGGAACTGGCTCAGTTCTCAGCTGATGTGGAGACTCTCCTCGGTGGAGGGAGCGATCGAGAATTCCATGCAATGGAAGAGCTAGGGTTTGGTGAGATGCTAAAGATTGAAAAAGAAGAGGtgaaggaagaggaagaagtcgCAACAAGAGAAGTGTGTGATCTAGATGACGCTAATGAGATTTCTCCATTTGAAATAAGCTTCGATTACGAGTCCTCACACAAGACGGCATTCGAAGAGGACGATGAGAAAGAAGACGTGATGAAGAATCTAGTGGACGTGGGAGTGAATGAGATGAGTGGTAGGattaaagaagaggagaaggagaaggttCTTATGCTTAGATTGGACTACGAAAACGTGATTTCCGCTTGGGGTAGCCATCGAACCCCATGGACCGCCCTCGAGCCATCTGAAATAGACCTGGACATGCTTCGTCGCCAAACCAATTCCGTG TGTGAAAGTGGAGGAGAGGCTCATCATCACAACCACTTCTGCGGCCTAGGGTTACACATGAGAGAAGCTGGGGATGGAGGAAGAGAAGCTAGGGTTTCAAGATACCGAGAGAAAAGAAGGACAAGGTTGTTCTCCAAGAAGATAAGGTACGAGGTACGTAAATTGAATGCTGAGAAAAGGCCTCGAATGAAAGGAAGGTTCGTGAAGAGATCTTCAATTGCTGCTGCTCACTAG
- the LOC106416802 gene encoding zinc finger protein CONSTANS-LIKE 6-like isoform X2, translating into MMLSFAIFVTVRLKTASAGKHRHASSSPPHPATWHQGFTRKARTPRGGKKIHTMVFHDLVPGMSSEDQIYEVEEQLIFEVPVLNPMGYEQCLKESVGTKIVFPMMPVCFKSSEEEDNNTESCLNGLFPTQMELAQFSADVETLLGGGSDREFHAMEELGFGEMLKIEKEEVKEEEEVATREVCDLDDANEISPFEISFDYESSHKTAFEEDDEKEDVMKNLVDVGVNEMSGRIKEEEKEKVLMLRLDYENVISAWGSHRTPWTALEPSEIDLDMLRRQTNSVCESGGEAHHHNHFCGLGLHMREAGDGGREARVSRYREKRRTRLFSKKIRYEVRKLNAEKRPRMKGRFVKRSSIAAAH; encoded by the exons ATGATGCTTTCCTTTGCCATTTTTGTGACG GTTCGCTTGAAAACGGCTAGTGCCGGAAAACATCGTCACGCCTCCTCCTCACCCCCCCATCCAGCCACATGGCATCAGGGATTTACACGTAAAGCTCGGACACCACGTGGAGGCAAGAAAATCCACACGATGGTTTTTCATGATCTTGTGCCGGGGATGAGCTCGGAGGACCAGATATATGAAGTGGAAGAGCAGCTCATCTTTGAAGTACCGGTGTTGAATCCAATGGGTTATGAACAATGCTTAAAAGAATCTGTGGGAACAAAGATTGTGTTCCCGATGATGCCCGTATGTTTCAAGAGCAGCGAGGAAGAAGACAACAACACTGAGAGTTGTCTTAATGGGTTATTCCCGACCCAAATGGAACTGGCTCAGTTCTCAGCTGATGTGGAGACTCTCCTCGGTGGAGGGAGCGATCGAGAATTCCATGCAATGGAAGAGCTAGGGTTTGGTGAGATGCTAAAGATTGAAAAAGAAGAGGtgaaggaagaggaagaagtcgCAACAAGAGAAGTGTGTGATCTAGATGACGCTAATGAGATTTCTCCATTTGAAATAAGCTTCGATTACGAGTCCTCACACAAGACGGCATTCGAAGAGGACGATGAGAAAGAAGACGTGATGAAGAATCTAGTGGACGTGGGAGTGAATGAGATGAGTGGTAGGattaaagaagaggagaaggagaaggttCTTATGCTTAGATTGGACTACGAAAACGTGATTTCCGCTTGGGGTAGCCATCGAACCCCATGGACCGCCCTCGAGCCATCTGAAATAGACCTGGACATGCTTCGTCGCCAAACCAATTCCGTG TGTGAAAGTGGAGGAGAGGCTCATCATCACAACCACTTCTGCGGCCTAGGGTTACACATGAGAGAAGCTGGGGATGGAGGAAGAGAAGCTAGGGTTTCAAGATACCGAGAGAAAAGAAGGACAAGGTTGTTCTCCAAGAAGATAAGGTACGAGGTACGTAAATTGAATGCTGAGAAAAGGCCTCGAATGAAAGGAAGGTTCGTGAAGAGATCTTCAATTGCTGCTGCTCACTAG
- the LOC106408340 gene encoding uncharacterized protein LOC106408340: MMMQQLLQGQKILGKALNQVTTDINSRMNHMFNDLSTKYDNVASHMRQMDVQIAQTAESVKRQQGTLPGKTDKNPKECNVVALRSRRNLLDTIPKNLSAAEKGKQKEGEQPRSEALPLSDEEPEQSVETDPTPVAPPVEPLNERLISGKVTGDSELLMVSKECTAVLQNKPIKKLDDPGKFVLSIQIGRTVFACSLCDLGSSVNLMPYSVAKRLGFTNFKPTRLSLVFADRSVKSPVGILEDLHVRVGNTFVPTDFVVLEVEEELSNPL, from the exons ATGATGATGCAGCAGCTGCTCCAGGGTCAAAAGATTCTAGGGAAAGCGTTGAATCAAGTCACCACGGACATCAACTCCAGGATGAACCACATGTTCAATGACCTGAGTACCAAATATGATAACGTAGCCAGCCATATGCGCCAGATGGATGTTCAGATCGCACAGACAGCTGAGAGCGTCAAGAGGCAGCAAGGTACTCTACCTGGAAAGACCGACAAGAATCCTAAAGAATGCAATGTTGTAGCACTAAGGAGTAGAAGAAACCTACTGGATACAATTCCCAAGAACTTATCAGCAGCGGAAAAGGGTAAGCAGAAAGAGGGTGAGCAACCAAGATCTGAAGCACTTCCTTTATCTGACGAGGAACCAGAACAGTCTGTTGAGACTGATCCGACACCTGTCGCTCCACCAGTTGAGCCT CTTAATGAAAGGTTGATCTCTGGTAAGGTGACTGGAGACAGTGAGCTACTGATGGTTTCAAAAGAGTGCACTGCAGTACTTCAGAACAAGCCGATAAAGAAATTGGATGATCCAGGCAAGTTTGTTCTCTCCATACAGATCGGGAGAACTGTATTCGCATGTTCTCTATGCGATCTGGGTTCCAGCGTCAATCTCATGCCTTACTCTGTGGCAAAACGACTGGGCTTCACAAACTTCAAACCGACAAGACTCTCCCTGGTGTTCGCCGACAGATCAGTCAAGTCACCGGTGGGTATTCTGGAAGATCTTCATGTCCGAGTGGGGAACACTTTTGTTCCAACAGATTTTGTGGTTCTGGAAGTTGAAGAAGAACTGAGCAATCcactgtag
- the LOC106409499 gene encoding adenylate isopentenyltransferase 1, chloroplastic-like, protein MTELNLLPKISDHFTTTSTSPSFSSHSHFPFSVPTNDQSRPQNLKDKIVVILGATGAGKSRLSVDIATRLPSEIINSDKIQLYKGLEITTNQITIPDRRGVPHHLLGYLRSEDGELTAGGFRIAASNAVSGITSRKKLPIIAGGSNTFVHALLAERFDPKIDSFGSGSICRELRYNCCFVWVDVSETVLFEYLLKRVDEMMGSGMFEELSGFYDPVKASMTRFGIRKAIGVPEFDGYFKMYPPEKEKKWDSGRRAAYDKAVEEIKENTLRLAKRQIVKIEKLRDAGWDIKRVDATASFSAVMMGRRREWREIWEEQVLKPSVKIVNRLLVED, encoded by the coding sequence ATGACTGAACTCAACCTCCTCCCAAAAATCTCCGACCACTTCACGACGACATCAACGTCACCGTCTTTCTCCTCACATTCTCATTTCCCCTTCTCCGTACCCACGAACGACCAATCACGTCCCCAAAACCTTAAAGACAAAATCGTCGTCATCTTAGGAGCAACCGGCGCCGGAAAATCACGCCTCTCCGTCGATATCGCCACTCGTCTCCCTTCAGAGATCATAAACTCCGACAAAATCCAACTCTACAAAGGACTAGAGATCACCACGAATCAGATTACGATCCCCGACCGTCGCGGCGTCCCCCACCACCTCCTCGGCTATCTCCGCTCCGAAGACGGCGAACTCACCGCCGGAGGTTTCCGTATCGCCGCTTCAAACGCCGTTTCCGGTATAACCTCCCGTAAAAAGCTCCCCATCATCGCCGGCGGATCTAACACATTCGTCCACGCACTTCTCGCCGAGCGATTCGATCCAAAGATCGACTCTTTCGGGTCAGGATCAATCTGTCGGGAGTTACGTTACAACTGCTGTTTCGTCTGGGTAGATGTGTCGGAGACTGTGCTCTTCGAGTATCTCTTGAAACGGGTCGACGAGATGATGGGCTCGGGTATGTTCGAAGAGCTGTCCGGCTTTTACGACCCGGTTAAAGCGAGTATGACCCGGTTTGGGATCCGGAAAGCTATTGGTGTACCGGAGTTTGACGGTTACTTCAAAATGTACCCACCGGAGAAGGAGAAAAAGTGGGATTCAGGGAGGAGAGCGGCGTACGATAAGGCGGTGGAGGAGATCAAAGAGAACACGTTGAGGTTAGCGAAGAGACAGATAGTGAAGATTGAGAAGCTGAGAGATGCAGGTTGGGATATTAAGAGGGTTGATGCAACGGCGTCGTTTAGTGCGGTTATGATGGGTAGAAGAAGAGAGTGGAGAGAGATCTGGGAGGAGCAAGTTTTGAAGCCAAGTGTAAAGATTGTGAATCGGCTGTTGGTGGAAGATTAG
- the BNAC06G25880D gene encoding uncharacterized protein BNAC06G25880D has translation MATMERFKFLATHCEVPQSPTRSPSPSPRTSPLVQFRRKKTTLKMLLSFIPPSRREQPLIHQARSLAADKDVAGRKLRDLFVSSSPVEEEEVKKSPKGKTKEEVLAANATKLNAAASSQPVWLGISKRLLQRAWRPKLGTIPE, from the coding sequence ATGGCAACGATGGAGAGATTCAAGTTCCTAGCGACGCATTGTGAAGTTCCACAGAGCCCGACACGAAGTCCAAGCCCAAGCCCTAGGACAAGTCCTTTGGTACAGTTTCGTCGTAAGAAGACAACCTTAAAGATGCTTTTGAGTTTTATACCGCCGAGCCGTCGAGAGCAGCCGCTGATTCATCAGGCTCGTTCATTAGCAGCTGATAAAGACGTAGCTGGACGCAAACTGAGAGACTTATTCGTTTCTTCGTCTCctgtagaggaagaagaagttaagAAGAGTCCGAAGgggaaaacaaaagaagaagttcTTGCAGCCAATGCAACTAAGTTAAACGCAGCTGCTAGTTCACAACCGGTTTGGTTGGGAATCAGCAAGCGGCTTCTCCAGCGAGCTTGGCGTCCTAAGCTTGGTACCATTCCTGAGTAA